One Marasmius oreades isolate 03SP1 chromosome 2, whole genome shotgun sequence DNA segment encodes these proteins:
- a CDS encoding uncharacterized protein (MEROPS:MER0011392): protein MLWMAPFNFLISSLLTFPLLLTVAEIIPLVGRSPISATHFKRQQLEGGFGNGSVAVFNKGNLQYSCNITLAGREYNVIVDTGSNDLWVKGAPPVTKALGVSATLAYSIGTVSGSINTANLAFDTFQVPNQAYLLASKSTDLDFPEGNGMLGIGPSNSSDILSKLNGTGTDGLPLLDRIFRQNMNTPNFITLLLSRSQDDKISRVPLLDNHPGLLTIGEPVPQYEEILNMPKLKVPIDPLGQQHWQTVLDSNGIIGPDGKPIQTNTGVPEPRDGKPDQLQVVFDSGFSLPQISGPILDAIYGKVPGAKFIESEGLYSIPCEYELNITFLFSGKEYPIAPLDLSINATLDDGTQGCFSHFQKAPDDIRKFGAIDAILGMAFLRNTYVLINFGDFVGGSDRSVADPYIQLLSTVNKTAAHLDFVNARLGGKDTTGSQAPLTGSTGNGNGNGNNNGSVPGKNNGTRRNSGLVGGWWFAICVILGIVAGI, encoded by the exons ATGCTTTGGATGGCGCCTTTCaactttctgatctcttcactCCTCACCTTCCCCCTCCTACTCACGGTGGCAGAGATCATACCTCTGGTAGGAAGATCGCCAATTTCCGCCACTCATTTCAAGAGACAGCAGTTGGAAGGAGGGTTTGGGAACGGGAGCGTGGCGGTATTTAATAAAGGCAATTTGCAGTATTCGTGCAATATTACGCTTGCAGGACGTGAATACAATGTTATTGTGGATACTGGAAG TAACGATCTTTGGGTGAAAGG CGCACCACCTGTCACCAAGGCCCTCGGCGTCTCCGCGACGCTCGCCTATAGCATAGGAACGGTGTCTGGATCAATCAATACCGCCAACCTTGCATTCGATACGTTCCAAGTTCCCAATCAAGCTTACC TCCTTGCCAGCAAATCCACAGACCTTGATTTCCCCGAGGGAAATGGGATGTTGGGCATAGGTCCTAGCAATTCGTCAGATATCCTCAGCAAGCTGAACGGTACAGGAACGGATGGTCTTCCCCTTTTGGATCGTATATTCCGGCAAAACATGAACACCCCGAATTTTATAACGCTTTTACTTTCACGGTCGCAGGATGATAAGATCTCGAGAGTCCCGCTACTCGATAACCACCCGGGACTTTTGACAATTGGAGAGCCGGTGCCCCAGTATGAGGAGATCTTGAATATGCCTAAGCTCAAAG TTCCTATTGACCCTCTTGGCCAGCAGCACTGGCAGACTGTCCTAGATTCTAATGGCATCATTGGACCCGATGGCAAGCCGATTCAGACTAATACAGGCGTACCAGAGCCGCGCGACGGGAAACCGGATCAACTCCAGGTCGTATTCGATTCTGggttttctcttcctcag ATCTCAGGTCCGATCCTTGATGCTATTTATGGGAAAGTTCCAGGCGCGAAATTCATCGAATCCGAAGGTCTCTACAGTATTCCGTGCGAATATGAATTGAACATTACCTTCCTCTTCAGTGGCAAGGAATATCCGATTGCTCCGCTCGACTTGTCGATCAATGCAACGTTGGACGATGGCACCCAAGGATGCTTCTCACAT TTCCAAAAAGCACCGGATGACATTAGAAAATTCGGTGCAATAGATGCCATCTTGGGAATGGCTTTTC TACGGAACACTTACGTGCTCATCAACTTTGGagattttgtgggcggatccGATCGAAGTGTTGCTGATCCTTACATCCAACTACTTTCGACCGTAAACAAGACCGCCGCACATCTTGACTTTGTGAACGCTCGCCTTGGCGGGAAAGACACCACCGGATCCCAAGCGCCTCTCACCGGTTCGACTGGGAATGGAAACGGAAATGGAAACAATAACGGTAGCGTCCCTGGCAAGAACAACGGGACAAGGAGGAACAGTGGTTTGGTAGGAGGATGGTGGTTTGCAATTTGCGTTATTCTTGGTATTGTAGCTGGAATTTGA
- a CDS encoding uncharacterized protein (BUSCO:EOG092612CC), giving the protein MSKSQDSFTFTVGKLDAGMAILLGERAHLIEFPSILLPPGASTGSIVNIAVHQNHAEEKRRDAEFWALQKEIVDAFGVEIPTTPNLQLRNVTQTSVTLEWPPLQLATAKLRSLDIYRNGQRLASIPSPMTNTSTKLSGLEINSEYTFQLILRTTAGTYPSNVIRVRTHTMTDTSGISVCFGNVEDEVLLENAKTALSEMGAKWSDKIQIDTTHFICTTPAATPNGAQANGNASGAPGVEYQRALQLSIPVATPDWILACHSEKRMVAIAQYYLGADPPPNASTHTFRPQSMSARTPTSPTQPNQTESASKSHSPSRASMPPPARNASTSPTNTTFVGQSQSPGSTPRASQIDTTRGHTLTGQPIAEELAETQIADVEGEEVDLTSSETMVTSTANKRKSRSGTMNRDFKFPSPTTSPVTVQNEGVPSPSPLGITEESKPPSPDSIKRAITPSSIEVPPPPPVEKERNNGHEDSDGDDDDLGPTVDIPLN; this is encoded by the exons ATGAGCAAGTCTCAAGACAGCTTCACCTTCACTGTTGGCAAGCTTG ATGCTGGCATGGCT ATTTTGCTCGGGGAACGCGCACACCTTATCGAGTTTCCCTCAATATTATTGCCACCAGGAGCTTCGACAGGATCCATCGTCAATATAGCAGTGCATCAGAATCATGCAGAGGAGAAACGTCGAGACGCGGAATTTTGGGCTTTGCAGAAGGAGATTGTAGATGCGTTTGGCGTGGAGATACCGACAACGCCCAATCTTCAG TTACGAAACGTTACCCAAACCTCAGTGACGCTCGAATGGCCTCCGTTACAGCTCGCCACAGCAAAGCTCCGTTCGTTGGACATTTACCGAAATGGTCAACGTCTAGCATCGATTCCATCCCCAATGACAAACACATCTACGAAGCTCTCCGGTCTTGAGATCAATTCCGAGTACACCTTTCAGCTCATCTTGCGCACCACAGCTGGCACCTACCCTTCCAATGTCATTCGCGTCAGGACCCATACTATGACCGATACTTCTGGTATCTCAGTCTGCTTCGGTAATGTTGAGGACGAAGTGCTTTTGGAGAACGCAAAGACGGCATTAAGTGAAATGGGGGCGAAGTGGAGTGACAAGATACAGATCGACACGACCCATTTCATTTGCACCACTCCAGCAGCTACACCCAACGGTGCACAAGCAAACGGGAACGCGAGTGGGGCTCCTGGGGTAGAATATCAAAGAGCACTCCAACTCAGTATTCCAGTAGCGACACCCGATTGGATTTTGGCTTGCCATTCTGAGAAAAG GATGGTCGCGATTGCACAGTATTATCTCGGGGCTGATCCACCTCCCAACGCCTCTACACATACCTTCCGCCCACAGTCTATGTCCGCTCgtactccaacctctccAACTCAACCCAACCAAACTGAGTCTGCATCGAAATCCCACAGTCCGTCACGAGCATCGATGCCCCCGCCCGCACGAAACGCATCTACCTCTCCAACAAACACCACATTTGTCGGACAATCACAAAGCCCTGGCTCGACCCCTCGTGCTAGTCAGATCGACACCACCCGAGGACACACACTAACAGGTCAACCGATCGCAGAAGAACTGGCCGAAACTCAAATTGCTGATGTTGAGGGAGAGGAAGTCGATCTGACCTCCTCCGAAACAATGGTAACTTCCACAGCCAATAAAAGGAAATCTAGAAGTGGAACGATGAATCGAGACTTCAAGTTCCCTTCGCCTACAACCTCGCCTGTGACTGTACAAAATGAAGGTGTCCCGTCACCTTCGCCTTTGGGGATTACGGAGGAGTCGAAACCGCCCTCGCCAGATTCAATAAAGAGAGCGATTACTCCGTCAAGCATCGAAGTGCCTCCCCCACCGCCAGttgagaaggaaaggaataatGGACACGAGGATTCGGatggtgatgatgacgatCTTGGGCCTACTGTTGATATTCCCTTGAATTGA